Part of the Gemmatimonadota bacterium genome is shown below.
CCTGACCCGCTTTGGCTTTCCCATCCCGGACCCCGAGATTCGTTGATGCCCCTGGCTCAGGAACTCCTCGACCTGCTTGTCTGTCCGAAGTGCAAGGGCGACCTTGTGCATCGCACCGAGCCGGAGGAATCGCTGGCCTGCCTTGCCTGTCGTCTGGTATTCGCGGTCGAGGATGACATCCCGATCATGCTGCTCGACGAAGCCACCCCTCTCGACTGACCTCCGTGCCCCCACTTGATGATCTTCGCGCCGCCGCTGCAGCCCGGGCCGCGGCGCTGGAAGCCGATTTCAC
Proteins encoded:
- a CDS encoding Trm112 family protein gives rise to the protein MPLAQELLDLLVCPKCKGDLVHRTEPEESLACLACRLVFAVEDDIPIMLLDEATPLD